TTTATTACAAGTTACCGCAGAAACCAGTCATTTTCCCGTCACTGCTATATCAGTGCTAATCGTTGGATTTATCGCTGTTATCAGTATCGGGTCTTTAACTTGGTATAATTCTAACCGTGTGGTGGGCTGGAAAAATGAGGTCGATGGTGAACCTACAAAATATTCCCAAGAGGAGAAAAGGGAAAAATCTGCCAATTATGACCGCAACATCATCTCAGCAGAAACCGCCGCCCGTATGGAAAGAGAAGGTCAAGGATTCAAAAATGTTCCTGAGTCTGAGCAGTCGGTAGATACCACTGGAGGTTATACCGTCAGTCGTGAGGGTTTAGTCAATAACTATGCCGTTGAACCTGAAATGTATGTAGACGAACCCGGAGACTTGAAAGAAAAGCAAGAAGCCGAGAAAAAGGAACGGGCTAAGGAATTAAAAGACATCAACAGTAAAGATGGAGATAAAGGGGTAGGTGTTGTATAGAAAATAAATCATCCTACTAGACATAATCTGTTTAACCTTTTTCACTCTACCCTTTTGGGGGGAATGGGAGAGGTTTTTTTTTGGCTTTCGGTCAAATAAATTTATAACCTCTCCATGATTTTTTAGGTTACTATATAAGATTAGTCGATTTCGATGTGAACGGTAACAATAGTAACAGCAAAAAAATCAAATTATGGCAGGATCTCAGGTAAACGCAGACATTTGGATCAGTGAATATATTACCCCTTACGATATATATGTTCATGGAATCACTAACATTTTGGCTCACAAAAAAACCCCCTATCAGGATATGTCCATCGTCGAAAGTGGTGCCTATGGCAAGGCCTTGGTTTTGGATGGAAAGTGGCAATCTTGTACTGGGGATGAATTTTTATATCATGAGGCGTTAGTGCATCCTGCCATGATTGCTCATCCTAACCCTGAAAATGTCCTCATTTTGGGGGGTGGTGAAGGTGCCACTACCCGAGAGGTATTTCGTTGGAATGCGGTGAAAAAAGCGATGATGGTGGATATTGATGGAGATGTGGTAGAAGCCTGTCGGGAGCATCTACCAGAGATGCACCAAGGTTCTTTTGATGATCCCCGTTTAGAATTAGTTATCGGTGATGCTTTTAATGTGTTGGATAATAGTCAGGCTCAATGGGATGTGATTATTTCTGACCTTTCTGATCCTATCGAGGAAGGCCCTTCTTTTCAACTGTTTACCCAAGAATATTTTACTCAGTTAAAAGGTTGTTTACGGGATCATGGTATTGTGGTAATTCAAGCGGGTCCTGTGGCTCCTGCTAATTTACATATTCACGGACGTTTGGTAAATACCCTAAAAACAGTGTTTAGCAATGTTCATTCTTATTTTACCCCTACCTGTACTTATGGTTCTGCTTGGGGCTTTGCCATCGCCTCTGAGCAAAGTTTTGATACCATGCCTAATCCTGAAAAAATTGATCTTCTTCTCGAGCAGAAAACTACTAATGATTTTCGCTCTTTTGATGGGGTTAGTTTATTGGGAATGTTACAAACTCCCGGTTATATCCGTCAGGCTATTAAGAATGAAACGGAAGTTTATACCATGAAAAAACCTCCCAAATTTTTCGGACAAGGGATTAATGGTTAATTTTGGACATATGAGATGAGAACAATTGACAATGGTCTAAGATCAACTAATAATAACAAAGTCAAACATAAATACAAATGAACTTAGTGACTAATAACAATAATCACTGGCGTATTTTTTTGACCATCTGCTTAGTGAGTTTAATTACCCTAACAGGATGTCAAACTACATCAGATTCTGCCGTAACTGGTGGAAGTAATAGTGAGGAAATAGAAAGCCCTATGGCTGATGTAACCCAAAACCAGTCCACTGATATAGATAACAATATAATGAATTTACCAAAATTAGAAGGAAAGGCGATCGTTGAAATGAAAGTGAAAGGGCAATCCATCACCATCGAATTAGATGGTAATAATGCACCTATCACCGCAGGAAATTTTCTCGATTTAGTAGATAAAGGGGTTTATGATGGTTTAGTTTTTCATAGGGTTGTCACCGAGCCGCAACCATTCGTAGCACAAGGGGGAGATCCTCAAGGTAAAGATCCTAATTTTCCTGTGAGTCGCTTGGGTACTGGGGGTTATATTGATCCTAATACTAATTCTCAGCGTTATATTCCCCTAGAAATCAGACCTCAATATGATGAGTCTGCGGAGGATGCCACTCCCCCTGAGATTATTTACAGTCAAACTACCGATGTGACTCCCCAATTGCGTCATGAGTATGGAGTAATTGCCATGGCACGTTCTCAGATGCCTGATTCTGCTTCTTCTCAGTTTTATTTTACCCTTGCTGATTTACCTTTTCTTGATGGTAGCTATGCTGTTTTTGGGAGAGTTACCAATGGTATGGATGTAGTTGAAGGTATTGCACAGGGCGATCGCATCGATTCTGTTCAAGTCATTAGCGGCATTGAGAACCTAAAACGATAGGAATAATAGAGAATTAAGACACAAGGGTTTTAAACCCCTTGTTACCTTAGATAATTGGTTTTCAATATAATGTGATTCCTAATATTAAAGTTGTTTTATTATCAAACTAGCAATAATAAAAAAGAAACTATAAATCATGAATCACATTCGCCATTATTTACAAAATAATCCTCCTATGTATGATTTAACCAGAAATATTTGGAGGGGTTTAAAAAAACCAAGTAATCCAACTTGGCATTTTTTGAATAACTTTTCAAAAATAAAAAAAAGAAAAGTAAATTTTGTTCAAATTGGAGCTAATGATGGTATCAAAAATGATCCAATTAGAGGATTTATTATTCGTGATAAATGGAATGGTATATTGGTCGAACCATTACCAAATGTGTTTGATGAATTAAAACAAAATTATAGTCACCTAAAAAAATCAGATCTTATTTTTGTTAACGCTGCAATATCTTCTAATACAACTTCAGGATTAGACTTTTGGACTTTTAGTGAACTATTCTTGAAAGATTTATCTCAAGATGCTCAAAAATCTTGGTTACGTAAATCATCTTTTGATAAAAATCACCTGAAAAAACATCTTAAAAAATATTATTCAAATAAAGACAAATCTTCAAAACAGGAAGATTTTTTTGAAAAAATTACCATTCCTTGTTTAAGTATTAATGATTTAATAACAACATACTGGAAAGACAAAATCGTTGACTTATTAGTTATAGACGCAGAAGGACATGAATCAGAAATAATTAATAGTATAAATTTTGATTGGTTTTATCCTGATGCAATCTTTTTTGAATCTGCTCACCTAAAAGATAAAAAAGAAATATATCAATTATTACGCCATAAAAATTATGACATAATTGATTTAGGTATGGATTCTGTAGCTACTAGAATAAACATAATTTAATCAACAAACACCATTTTTAATACTTTATTATTGTCATGAAACAAAATTTTGAACATTTTTTGATAACAAGAATTAATATTGATTGGCATATATCTAGACCAAAGACAGTTCAAGAAAGAAATGACCCAAATTTTTTAAGTTACCGATTAGATTTATTTGAACAAATATGTTTGCCTTCCGTAATAGCTCAAAAAAATCAAAACTTTAAATGGCTTCTTCTATTTGATAAAAATTTGCCAGATTCATTTCAAAAACGTATTAATGATTATCTTATAAAAGACAAAATAATATCGGTATATATAACTGACAAAAATAGTTGTTTAGAAACTATTAAATCAACAATTAATGAATATTTTGATAGTTCAAAACAATATTTAATAACAACTAATCTTGATAGCGATGATGCTCTATCTGATGATTTTGTAACCGTGATACAAAATAATTTTGCTCATCAACAATTAGAGTTTATTAATTTTCCATTTGGTTATCTTTATCGTTTTGAAGATGAACAACTTTACTTGAGAGAATGGTTAACTGCCCCTTGTCATACACTGATTGAAACATATAAAAATTTCAATACTGCTTTAAGTTATAGTCATGCAAGTATTACTAGATATAAAGTAAAGCAAATATTTACTAAGCCGATGTGGTTGATGATAGCTCACGGTAATAATGTTAGAACCTCTTATGATGTTAGTGCGGCATGGCAACCCATCAGTAGATTAAAAAATAATTTTCACATAAAATTTAAATTAGGTAATAGTTCAGATAATTTTCATCAAAATGAAAACATATTTAAGAATATTTACAAAGTGATTATCAGTAAAAAATCATGGGATACACCACAAGTAAAGTTAAGAAAAATTTTAAATATTGTTAATCCTTCTATCATAAGATCACTTAGAAAAGTAACTTATTCGATAAAAAAATAATTCTTTTTAGATAAAATCATTAAATCTACATAAATAAGTCTAATTAGCGGAATAAATATTATCATATATTTTTAAATAAATGAAGGTTGTTGTTAGTGGTGTTGGTTTAATATCCTGTTTGGGAGATACTCAAACAACTTGGGATAATATGAGTAAAGGATTATCAGGGATCAAACTATCCCAACCCTATGATTTTTTAGCAAAATATCCTTTGGGATTGATTGACCAACACCCTAGCAATATTGAACCTATAACCATTGAGGTGATTAAGGAAACCTTCAAATCTGCTCGTTTATCTCCGCCTTTGCAAAATATGGGAGTGGTGGTGGGTTCTAGTCGTGGTTGTCAGGGCAACTGGGAAGTTTTTGCCCGTGAATGGTTGGAAAATAAATGTCCTCCTCAAAATTGGTTAAATACTTTTTCTTGTCAACCTTCTACCCTCACTGCTCAATATGTTGGCTCTTTTGCCCCTGTATTGGCTCCTATGGGGGCTTGTGCGACGGGGTTAGGGGCGATCGCACAGGGGTATGAACTCATCAAACAGGGCTATTGTGAGCAAGTTATAGCAGGGGCGGTAGAAGCACCCATAACTCCTTTAACCATAGTAGGTTTTGAAAAGATGAAAGCCCTTGCGAATAATGGTTGTTATCCTTTTGCGAGGGAAAGGGAGGGGATGGTATTGGGGGAAGGAGGGGCGATGATTGTTATGGAAACGGAAGAATCTGCCCTGAAACGGGGGGCGAATATTTATGGAGAAATCAAGGGGTGGGCAATGACTTGTGATGCGGGGGGGATGACTGCACCAGAGGAGTCGGCAAATTCTGCTATTCACGCCATAAAAAGATGTTTAGCCCATGGTAATTTAACCATCAAAGATGTTGATCATATTCAAACCCACGGCACGGCAACTAAATTAAATGATCATCGGGAGGCGTTATTAATAGATAGGTTATTTTCTCATCGTCCAAAAATTAGCCATACGAAGGCTTCTATGGGTCATACTTTAGGGGCAAGTAGTGCGATCGCCACTAGCTTAACATTATTATCTCTTGATCAACAAAGATTATTGATGAACTATCAGGAAAGAGAATTAGAATATGATTTGAATTGGGTAAAAAAAACCGAAAACTATAGCTTTGAAAATTCCCTGTGTTTTAGTTTCGGTTTTGGAGGGCAAAATGCCGTAATTGCCCTTGGGAAATATAAAATTTAAGAGGCTTTTTTATCGGTCAAAGAATTTTGATTTTTAGCCTTCTTTATATTCTCTTGGGGTTGATTTTCACCCTGTCTATAGTTACTTAGAGTAATAACTGTTTGTAAGACTTTAGTTAATTCTTTTTCCAAACTATATAATTGTTGATCCACAAAATCATCAGCTTGATTGTGAATTTTTTCAGCTTCCATTAAAGCATTTTCCAAAATTTTTCTGGCTTGTTTTTCTGCATTTTCGCGCATTTTTTCAATTTCGCGCTCAGTTTGACTGCGTTTTTCTTCACAATCTTGAAATATTTTTCTTCTAACTTGACTCGCCTTAAATTGTTCTTGTTGTACCAACAAAGATTCATCTAATCTTTGGGCGGCATCCCTTTGAGCTTTATTGACTAAATTAGTAGCATATTCTTGGGCTTCTTTGATAATATAGTCTCTTTCTTCAACAATTTCCACTGCCTGACGAATACAATCGGGAAGATTTCTTCTAATTTCGTCTAGTTGTTCGTTTAATTCTCTTTCATCAATAATTACTTTACGGGTAAAGGGAATATTGATTTTTTGATAGAGTAGGTTATCCAACTCCATGATAGCGTTGTTGATGGGATAACTCATTTTATCGATAAAAGGCTCTATGGATTCAGTGTTTCTTGGTTCAAGATGCTCGTTATTAATGGGAGGTTTATATTGTGTCATGGTTATTTGATGATGCTTTGCTTTACTATAAGGTTTTTTTTGAGATGGCAATTAGATAATAACTATTGCAGAATTGATGATTGAGAAAAGTATTATTTTATATAGTATGACAGGATACTTTTAGGGAAACTCATTACACGAGTCTTTTTCTACAATAATTTGACTAACATTAAATAATAAAACTATATAACATATTATGGATTTTTTGTGGCAATAGTGATATTTTCTTGATTTAAGTAGATAATCTGATTTCTTTTTGTGATAAATAATTAAAATGTTTACTTACTTAAGTATGTCTTTAAGTAATAATGTACTGTTCGATATATATTGACAGTGATTATTTGTTCCATAGAGATTGTATGTATTCTTCTTGGATAACTTGGATGGTTTTATTCAAATTATTTAAATATTTTTCTTGGTTAAAATTGTCCGTGTGGAGAGTAAAAGAAATAATATTATCTTGACAAGTATAATTAAATCCTAGTTTTTTGATAGTTTTTAAGGCATATTTCCAAGGGCGATCGCCCATAGATACTTTTTCTTGAAAAAGACGTATATTAATAGATTTTTGATGATTAATTAAATACTTAATAATTCCTAAAAACTTTAACCATTGTTCTTGATAAAAAACCTCATCTAATAGTTTGTCAGAATTAATATTTTGAGACACTAGAGCTATGTTTTCAGGAAAAGTAGAAGCCTTACCAGTGGTGATAGAATCCCTTTGAGAGCTACATATTTTAAGGTCAATAATTCTCGGTTCATACTGATTGTGATACTTATTATAATCAAATTCAATAACCACGTCATAATTTTCATTGAGACTAATTTCACCAGAATTATGCCCCCACCAACTACCCGAAATGCCCTCGGTATTAGTACGATCACAAAGATTAAAATAAGTAACTAAATATTTAATAGTTTTATTTCCTTTTTTAGGCGAAAAATTTTTATGAAAAACATTAGAAAACCAACAATTTTGAACTAATAATTTAGGAGCAGGATTACCCATACCACAAGGTTCGATTAATTTTAATTCTCTAAATAATTCTTTGGTCAACTGAGCTACCGTTACAGTTAAATCTACATCAATAGTCGGCTGTAGTTTAGTTATATCTAATTGTTGTTTTAATTTCTGATTTATGCCATCTCGAAATAAGGATAAATTTTCCATCGGCAAAGCCAAACCTGCGGCGAAAGGATGTCCACCAAAACCAGATAAAAGATGCTTTTGGGAGAAAACCAAATCATATAAATTAATACCGCTTACCGAACGGGCTGATCCTCGTGCTAAGTTATTATTGTCAGCATTTTTCATGGTACTTAACAGAATACTTGGGCGTCCATATTCTTGGCTCAGGGCGTTGGCAACTAAGCCCAAAACTCCTGTTTCCCATTGATTATCGTCCAAGACAATTACTGCGGTGGTTGATAAATCTAAATCTTCAATTTTTTTTCGAGCCTGTTGTAATACCCTTTGTTGTAATTCTTTGCGGTTGAGATTGGCTTCTTCGGTTTGCTGGGCAAGGGTGACGGCTTCTTTCGTATCTTTGGTAGTCAGCAATTTGACACAAAAACTGGCATCTCCATGGATACGACTCACCGCATTAATCCGTGGTGCAATGCCAAAAGAAATGTCCATGGGGCGATCGCCATTACCCTTGCATAATTTAAGTAATTTGTCAACTCCATAGCGGCGAGTGTTTGCCAATCGTTTAATACCCTCTTGGGCAAGATAACGACAATCCCCCTTCAACTCTACCAAATCAGCAACTAAACCAATGGCAACCAAATCCAATAAATCCTCCACAGGTTGCTCGGGAATGTCTGGAAAAGCCTCATATAAAGCCTCCACCAACTTATAAGCCACTGCCACCCCCGAGAGATGATAAAGAGGATGAGATGATGCAAAATAACGGGGATTGATAATAGAAACCACCTCGGGGCGATGTTCAGGTAAAGTATGATGGTCAGTGACAATTATATCTATACCTAACTCCCTAGCGTAATCTATTTCCTGTAAATTAGTGCTGCCCGTGTCACAAGTGACTATTAAACTGACTCCTCTGTCTGCCAGTCTATCCATGGCTGGAATATTTAAGCCATGGGACTCCTTTAAACGATTGGGAATATAATAACTTAACTGCACCTCTGGCACAAAAAACTGCCCAAATCCTTCCCACAAAACCGAAGTAGAAGTAATACCATCGGCATCAAAATCACCCCAGATACAAACTTTTTCCCCTTTTTCTCTAGCTTTATAAAGACGATTTACAGCCCTTTTCATCTCCTGTCCAAATTCAGCCGCAGGTGTGGGTTGATAGTTACTACTATCTAAAAAAATACTTAATGCTTCTTGGGTACGGATTCCCCGATGCCATAGAAGTTGTGAAACAAAATTGCCCTGACTGGGAATTTGTTTAGTGTATTGTTGAATAAGATTTTGAAACCATGGAGGGATATTATATTTAGGGGCAATATTCCACTGATTAATCATACTTGGGGATGATGGTTGGCAACAATTAGCTGTTTTTCAATTATAAATCATTACAAAACATTGCTCTCAATTATATTTTTTTATTAAATTGTCTATCATTAAAGCTATCTTTTAAAAATTCAAATGCTGATATAATTTGCTCATTGATTAATATAAAATAACCATGTCTTTTTTACCAAAATACCGTCCTGAAAAACTATCTTTAGGATTTTTAGAACAAGAAATATTAGAGATTTTATGGGATTTAGGCACAGCCACAGTCAAGGAAATCCACGATCGCATTTTAGCTGATCCAGATCGTGAATTGGCGTATGCGTCAGTGACTACAGTTTTGCATCGTTTAACAAAAAAAGGATGGTTAAAATACGAGAAACAAGGACGTGCCTTTTGTTGGACTCCCCTTATTTCCCGTTCTCAAGCCCAAGCAATCCAATCCTATGAACAACTGCAGAATTTCCTCGCAGTCAGCAATCCTGATTTAGTCGCCTCCTTTGCCGATAGTCTTGATACTGCTAGTGTTGAGCAAATAAGTGCGATCGCCTCTCGTCTTCAACAAATCCGCCAAAAAAGAGAACAGGAGGAAAAATAAATGCACTTTCTCGTGATTGTAATTGCTATTATTTGCGCCTATATAATCAGATATATTAGTCAAATTGACTACTTCAAAAAACAAAAAAATTGGAACTATTCCCTCTTCTTTTTTATTGCCCCAGTATTACTAATTTTAATGAGTAGCATGGCAATTATCACCATGGGCTATGAAGGGCAAATGTGGGGAGTTCAAGCCACTATCATCAGCTATATCCTAGCTTGGCTATGTATTGGCTTCGCCATGATCAACCTAGTTATCTATGGTATAGAAATAAAATTAATATCTAAAAAAATAGATAAATTTGCCCAAGAAAAAGTATTAGGACATCAAGTTAAAATCCTCGAAACATCTTTTCCCTACGCAGGATTAATGGGATTTTCTCAACAAGAAAAAAGTCTGTTTAAATCCTTAAATAAATCCTATTTAGTCTTAAGTCGAGGTTTGATAAACCTACTATCTCCCGATCACCTACAAGCAGTCATTGCCCACGAAAAAGCCCATCAAACACACCATGATCCCCTCATTTTTTTCTGTTTATCCTACTGTAAAAGGATTACTTTTTGGCTACCAAATAACAATCTTATCTGGCAAGATTTGATTTTATTAAGGGAATTAAGAGCAGATCATACCGCCTCTAAATCTGTAGATTTTCTTCTCTTAGCTGAATCTTTGTTAATAGTTACCCAGAAAGCCATGGAAGAGTCAAACCCCTTAGAAGGTAACTTTATCTGTCCTTTTATTAACTTTCGTCTCAACGACAGAATAGAGGCATTAATTGATGAACAAAAAAGCCTCAATCCCTTTAAATGGTACCAATTGAGTTGGATATTATTAGTTTTTATCCCCTTCCTGACAATTCCTTTTCATCAATAAGTTTATTCACAAAAATATTCAATTAATAATGGTGAAAAAGCCTGAACATTTGTTCTCAAAAAACGATTTTAAAAACTTTGCGTTACAATGCAAACGTATCCAAAATTTAAAATGAGAACGATTTATGTTTAGAAAGAAAAAAATATTCACCCCTTTATTAGCAGTAGTTGCCATGACTGGTTTAGCCGCTTGTCAAACAGAATTAGAAGCGCCAAATGATGCCCTTTTAGGGGATGGTGCCATTGAGGAAGACGTTATGCTTGACACTCAACCCAGTATTTCCATCGCCATGAATGCTGAAGGTAGGGAATTCTCCCTCGATGGGGATGATGAAGCAAACCCCACTTTGGTAGTTTCCCAAGGCTCTACCGTAGAAGTAACTTTGTGTAGTGCAGGGGGTACCCATAACTGGGTGGTAGATGATTTAGGTATTTCTACTGCCGAGGTAAGCGATGACGGAGATTGTGACACCATCGAATTTACCGCTGATCAAGTGGGTGAGTTTGAATATTATTGTAGTGTAGGCAACCATAGAGAAGAAGGTATGGTTGGAACTCTGGTAGTGGAGTAATTTAAACCATATTTGAAAAATTTAATGAATAGTTGAGAGTAAAAATTAATCAGTTTAATAAAATTGTCCCCTATTCATTGCCAATGTTCCAATAATTTTGAGCAAGGGGCTTTAACCCCTTGTTTTCAATATATATTAATCAAACTATTGCCCATTCCCTATTACCCCCTTAACCAGAAAATGTGATCCCGAACTCAAATTAATTTCCTAGTCCAAATCTCCTTCCATGACTAATTCGGTGGCTTTGCGGGTAGACTCTTTAAATTCTTTGATGTTTACCTTGTTGAGTAAAACAATGGCAGTCAATGCCACTAATGCCTCAGAGAAAAACACGGTACTATAGGCTAACCATAGGTTTGAGCCAAATATTAATTTACCAATATCTAAAACCCAACCCCCAAGGGCAATGGCAATTCCCCTCGCCATAGCTTGAGATAAACCCCATGCACCAACGAAAGTTCCTGCTGTTTCAGCTACCGTTAAATCTAACATAAGACTCAAAGAGCCGATGGTGGTAATTCCTGCGGCGATACCAAATAATACCATAGTAGCTTTAAGAATTTCCTCATTTTGAGTTAGTCCAGCAAAAATAATTAGTAGGAAACAAGCCGCTACCAATACACAACCGATTCTCGTGGTGTTTTTCTTACCGATACGGGGAATTACTAAAAATCCCGTGGCACTATAACCCAACAAAATTCCTACCCCCCAAAAAGAGTTTAGCAGGGTGGTTTCGCCAATGCCCATGCCAAATACATCCCCCCCATAGGGTTCTAACACTGACTCTTGCATGAATAAACTGATGGTTACCATCATCAAGAAAAAGAAAAAGATAGCTGTTTGACGGGAAGAAGTTAACACCTTGAGGGCTTGACGCAAACCGATATTTTCCTGTCTTGCTTCGTTACTAGCGCGCAGATGGAAACGAGAATATTTTTTTTCGATATTCCAAGTACCAACCAAGGCAAGGATAACAACTACTCCCGCAACAAAAAGAAACAGCATATTAATGGGGGTTTGTAAATCCGCCACGGAGATTAAGGGGTTTTCTTCCGTTTCACCCACCGCAAGGCTTCCTAAAAATACATTGCCCGTAATACCGCCAATGACGATACCAACCATTAACATTGACCAAATGATAGCAACAATTTTCGAGCGAGTTTCTTCCTCAGAAATATCTACTAATAAGGCTGTGAAAGGGGTTGAACTAGCACTAAGGGCAACACCATGGAGAATGAAAATAATTCCTAAACCTACAGAGGTGCCGATAGTGACAGGATTCCATTGCCAACCACCATTAACTTCTATGTTAGTTCCCAAAATCCACACTAACTGCACGGCGATAAGAATTGTTACTCCTGCCATGACGATTCCTGTGCGGATGTAGCCTGTGCGATGAAAACCAAATATTTTTTTACCGTCTGAGAGTTGCCCTAACCATACCCTGATGGGAGCGACAAGTTGAGATAGGGCAAGGGTTCCAGCGGCAATACTGGCAGGAATGGCGAGTTCGGTAATCATGACTCGGTTTAAGACGGCAAGGGTTAAGACTGCCATTAAACCGACTCCGAGATTGAATAAGCCTAATCGGAGGATGGTAAATATATTCAATTCGGGTGGTGTTGAGATACCGTCATCGATTTCTGTGGGTTGATAATTATTTGTGGTCATTTTATATATGATACTAAATCCTGTTTTTATAATGTATCAATTATGACTGGGAACAGTCTATAACTATAAGTTAACGTCAATTCGGGATAAAGGTGTGAAGAATTAACAATTGACAATGGACAATTGACAATTATTTTATTGCCTTTTCCCCATTGCCTATTGCCTCTTGCCTCTTGCCTCTTGCCTCTTGCCTCTTGCCTTTTGCCTTTTGCCTTTTGCCTTTTGCCTCTTACTGTCAGTTTCTATGTCAAGATGATGATAAAGAAATTATAAAATTAATCCTATGACAGAAGTAAAAATCGCAAGTTACGGTGAATGGCGATCGCCCATAACCTCAGATTTAATCGTATCAGGGAGCATTGGCTTAAGTTCCGTTAAATTTGACCAAAAAGACGTTTACTGGCTCGAAAATCGTCCCTCAGAAGGTGGTAGAGCCGTTATAGTTCGCTATACCAATGGTCGAAAAGAAGATGTCACCCCTGCCCCTTTTAATGTGCGTAGTCGTGTCCATGAGTATGGCGGAGGAGCATTTTTGATCAAAGATGGTGTAATCTATTTTAGTAATTATGCAGATCAAAGGGTATATGTGCAAAAAATAGGGGAACACCCCCAACCCCTCACCCCCGAATCACAGGTGAGATATACCGACTTTTGCCTTGATAAAAGCCGTAATCGTTTAATTTGCGTTGCTGAAGATCATAGTAACCCCGAAAAAGAACCAGAAAACAAACTTGTCACCATCGATTTAAACTCAGGGGAAGTAAAAAATCTCGTGCAGGGTGCAGACTTTTACACCTCCCCTCGCCTCAGTCCTGATGATTCCCAGTTAGCATGGTTATGTTGGCATCACCCTTATATGCCGTGGGAAAGTACCCTTTTACATCTTGCTACTTTTGATGAGCAGGGGGAAATTAAAGATAGTGAAATCGTGGCAGGAAGCGAAACCGAATCTATTTGTCAGCCAGAATTTAGTCCTAACGGTACTTTACATTTTAGCAGCGATCGCACCGATTGGTGGAATTTATATCGCCGAGAAAAAGACGGCACCCTAACCCCCCTATACCCCCTCAATGCTGAA
The sequence above is a segment of the Cyanobacterium stanieri PCC 7202 genome. Coding sequences within it:
- a CDS encoding blue (type 1) copper domain protein (PFAM: Copper binding proteins, plastocyanin/azurin family~InterPro IPR002355:IPR000923~KEGG: pna:Pnap_1326 nitrite reductase, copper-containing~PFAM: blue (type 1) copper domain protein~SPTR: Nitrite reductase), whose amino-acid sequence is MFRKKKIFTPLLAVVAMTGLAACQTELEAPNDALLGDGAIEEDVMLDTQPSISIAMNAEGREFSLDGDDEANPTLVVSQGSTVEVTLCSAGGTHNWVVDDLGISTAEVSDDGDCDTIEFTADQVGEFEYYCSVGNHREEGMVGTLVVE
- a CDS encoding peptidase M48 Ste24p (PFAM: Peptidase family M48~InterPro IPR001915~KEGG: cyh:Cyan8802_2623 peptidase M56 BlaR1~PFAM: peptidase M48 Ste24p~SPTR: Peptidase M56 BlaR1), which translates into the protein MHFLVIVIAIICAYIIRYISQIDYFKKQKNWNYSLFFFIAPVLLILMSSMAIITMGYEGQMWGVQATIISYILAWLCIGFAMINLVIYGIEIKLISKKIDKFAQEKVLGHQVKILETSFPYAGLMGFSQQEKSLFKSLNKSYLVLSRGLINLLSPDHLQAVIAHEKAHQTHHDPLIFFCLSYCKRITFWLPNNNLIWQDLILLRELRADHTASKSVDFLLLAESLLIVTQKAMEESNPLEGNFICPFINFRLNDRIEALIDEQKSLNPFKWYQLSWILLVFIPFLTIPFHQ
- a CDS encoding transcriptional repressor, CopY family (PFAM: Penicillinase repressor~COGs: COG3682 transcriptional regulator protein~InterPro IPR005650~KEGG: cyp:PCC8801_3494 transcriptional repressor, CopY family~PFAM: Penicillinase repressor~SPTR: Transcriptional repressor, CopY family) — translated: MSFLPKYRPEKLSLGFLEQEILEILWDLGTATVKEIHDRILADPDRELAYASVTTVLHRLTKKGWLKYEKQGRAFCWTPLISRSQAQAIQSYEQLQNFLAVSNPDLVASFADSLDTASVEQISAIASRLQQIRQKREQEEK
- a CDS encoding PUCC protein (PFAM: PUCC protein~InterPro IPR004896~KEGG: cyc:PCC7424_0658 PucC protein~PFAM: PUCC protein~SPTR: PUCC protein), giving the protein MTTNNYQPTEIDDGISTPPELNIFTILRLGLFNLGVGLMAVLTLAVLNRVMITELAIPASIAAGTLALSQLVAPIRVWLGQLSDGKKIFGFHRTGYIRTGIVMAGVTILIAVQLVWILGTNIEVNGGWQWNPVTIGTSVGLGIIFILHGVALSASSTPFTALLVDISEEETRSKIVAIIWSMLMVGIVIGGITGNVFLGSLAVGETEENPLISVADLQTPINMLFLFVAGVVVILALVGTWNIEKKYSRFHLRASNEARQENIGLRQALKVLTSSRQTAIFFFFLMMVTISLFMQESVLEPYGGDVFGMGIGETTLLNSFWGVGILLGYSATGFLVIPRIGKKNTTRIGCVLVAACFLLIIFAGLTQNEEILKATMVLFGIAAGITTIGSLSLMLDLTVAETAGTFVGAWGLSQAMARGIAIALGGWVLDIGKLIFGSNLWLAYSTVFFSEALVALTAIVLLNKVNIKEFKESTRKATELVMEGDLD